Proteins from one Pontibacter korlensis genomic window:
- a CDS encoding alpha/beta fold hydrolase, with product MIPDHISTLINVQGKAIYVNYRKEYENRPTLVFLHDSLGCAQLWRDLPHKLGKATECNVLVYDRLGYGKSAAMPASDRPTNYLELEADVLHELLTTLAVEDAILFGHSDGGSIALITASKFSARVKAVICEAAHIFVEDETVRGIYDAMEAFKTTNLPDRLAKYHGDKVDTMFRAWTETWTRSDFRDWSIEHYLPGIICPLLFIQGDADEYGTLDQVEQTISQVNGRAEKFIIPNVGHTPHKESPEQVIGKSVEFINQLT from the coding sequence ATGATACCGGATCACATTAGCACTTTGATAAATGTGCAAGGAAAAGCTATTTATGTAAACTACCGGAAGGAATATGAGAACCGCCCGACCCTTGTGTTTCTGCACGACTCCTTAGGTTGTGCTCAACTATGGCGAGACCTGCCACACAAGCTTGGCAAGGCAACAGAATGCAATGTGCTGGTCTATGACCGCTTAGGGTATGGCAAGTCAGCTGCAATGCCTGCGTCTGATAGACCAACCAATTATCTGGAATTGGAAGCAGACGTGCTGCATGAACTGCTCACTACCTTAGCTGTTGAGGATGCCATCTTATTTGGGCACAGCGACGGTGGCTCCATTGCTTTGATTACAGCAAGCAAATTTTCAGCAAGAGTGAAGGCCGTGATATGTGAAGCAGCGCACATTTTTGTGGAGGACGAAACAGTAAGAGGTATTTATGACGCGATGGAAGCTTTTAAAACAACGAACCTACCTGACCGACTGGCAAAGTACCATGGCGACAAAGTAGATACTATGTTCAGAGCCTGGACAGAAACCTGGACACGAAGTGACTTCAGGGACTGGAGTATTGAGCATTATTTACCAGGTATCATTTGCCCGCTTTTATTCATACAGGGTGATGCAGATGAGTATGGCACCCTAGATCAAGTAGAGCAAACAATCAGTCAGGTAAACGGAAGGGCAGAAAAATTCATCATTCCGAATGTTGGTCATACACCCCACAAAGAAAGTCCCGAACAGGTAATAGGTAAGTCTGTGGAGTTTATCAATCAACTGACTTGA